A region of Panicum virgatum strain AP13 chromosome 8N, P.virgatum_v5, whole genome shotgun sequence DNA encodes the following proteins:
- the LOC120686229 gene encoding flavonoid O-methyltransferase-like protein Os11g0303600 — translation MAAQAQTVVPTDAELVQAQADLWRHSLYYLTSMALKCAVELNIPTAIHRLGGAATPTDLISALSLPAAKLPFLRRLLRLLAASGVFSVDRSAEEGKYCINPVSYLLVDGIPDEVHINHTSFVLTATSTRYVDAAMGLADWFKKDVVTPPFEELHGATLFHESMESLDADFHKMANEALEAHDNFGIPIALREFRDLFNGIQSVTYCCTGSGDDAAARAIVKAFPHIKCTVLVDPKMMIGTKSSDDGLISYVAGDMLNFIPPAQTVVLKFVLHFLTDEDCAKILAQCRKAIPSRKDGGKVIIADIVIDYNSPGPMLEAQLLVDIGFMTMTKGRQRDENEWRQIFKNAGFTDYKLLKKFGARSVFEVYP, via the exons ATGGCGGCTCAAGCTCAAACTGTAGTCCCCACTGACGCGGAGCTCGTGCAGGCGCAGGCTGACCTGTGGCGCCACAGCCTATACTACCTGACGTCAATGGCACTGAAGTGTGCCGTCGAGCTTAACATCCCCACAGCGATCCACCGCCTCGGTGGGGCTGCAACACCCACTGACCTGATCTCTGCACTCTCTCTCCCAGCTGCTAAGCTGCCGTTCCTTCGTCGTCTGCTGCGGCTCTTGGCCGCCTCAGGCGTGTTCAGTGTCGACAGGAGCGCAGAGGAGGGGAAATACTGCATCAACCCCGTGTCCTACCTCTTGGTGGATGGCATCCCTGACGAGGTGCACATCAACCACACGTCCTTCGTGCTCACGGCCACCTCGACACGCTACGTCGATGCGGCCATGGGCCTGGCTGACTGGTTCAAGAAGGATGTGGTGACACCACCATTCGAGGAGCTGCATGGAGCAACTTTGTTCCACGAGAGTATGGAGAGCCTCGACGCCGATTTCCACAAGATGGCGAATGAAGCATTGGAAGCCCACGACAACTTTGGGATCCCGATTGCGCTGCGGGAGTTCCGTGATTTGTTCAACGGGATTCAGTCGGTGACTTACTGCTGCACTGGCTCTGGTGATGATGCAGCTGCCAGGGCCATTGTCAAGGCCTTCCCACACATAAAGTGCACGGTGCTGGTCGATCCCAAGATGATGATTGGCACCAAGTCATCTGATGATGGTCTCATAAGCTATGTTGCAGGTGACATGCTCAACTTCATCCCACCGGCTCAAACTGTGGTGCTAAAG TTTGTGCTGCATTTTCTGACCGACGAGGATTGTGCGAAAATCCTAGCCCAATGCCGAAAGGCAATTCCTTCACGAAAGGATGGTGGAAAAGTTATCATTGCTGATATTGTAATTGACTATAATTCTCCTGGGCCAATGTTGGAAGCTCAACTGTTAGTGGACATTGGCTTTATGACGATGACTAAAGGACGGCAACGCGACGAAAATGAATGGCGTCAGATTTTCAAGAATGCAGGGTTCACTGACTATAAGCTTCTAAAGAAATTTGGAGCTCGAAGTGTCTTTGAGGTCTATCCATAA
- the LOC120684985 gene encoding UPF0481 protein At3g47200-like, producing the protein MGEESVTVRVQAKSSSSSWVVDMEKMLEQANPSMEMVLWKQRSIRRVPEFIKELTNSKSYQPQFVSLGPLHHGERHLLPMEQHKRRAVLHIVNRSGKHLQEFVAVIEEVVEELQGAYDDLDDKKWRGANKGRFVEMMVTDGCFLLELMFGAPARGNYAANDPIFSKNSFSRLWPIMRNDMVAMENQLPQVVLQRLLSVLYGTSPEAKHIISYVLFLLDRNPLDEEDMENLGLHFLDLFHKSYCSSRPNWEGCVEYEACTPCASELKEAGIQFKTSDTDSIHNVNMENGTLSMPMFTFDEDTEIPLLNLMAFEWLRPEVNLDVCCHMFFMEKIIRSEKDVELLRSKGLFQGLVGSEKRAVEMFNTLVKLSWTASRGSRLGQVQWKLNEHCRKRRNKWRASFVNTYLSNPWVFISLMAAIILLIATLLQTIYTIVPFYTKN; encoded by the exons CATCAATGGAGATGGTGCTGTGGAAGCAACGATCCATACGCCGGGTGCCAGAGTTTATCAAGGAGCTGACAAACAGCAAGTCCTATCAGCCACAGTTCGTATCGCTGGGCCCTTTACACCATGGCGAGAGACACCTCCTTCCCATGGAGCAGCATAAGCGGCGAGCAGTGCTGCACATAGTTAACCGATCCGGGAAGCATTTACAGGAGTTTGTTGCGGTCATCGAGGAAGTAGTAGAGGAGCTCCAAGGTGCCTACGATGACCTGGATGACAAAAAATGGCGTGGAGCGAACAAGGGTCGCTTCGTGGAGATGATGGTCACGGACGGCTGCTTCTTGTTGGAGCTGATGTTTGGAGCTCCAGCACGAGGCAATTATGCGGCCAACGACCCTATCTTCAGCAAGAACAGTTTTTCTCGTCTATGGCCAATCATGCGGAATGACATGGTCGCGATGGAAAACCAACTGCCTCAAGTGGTTCTACAGAGGCTTCTATCTGTTCTCTACGGCACATCTCCG GAAGCTAAACATATCATCAGCTACGTGCTATTTCTTTTGGACCGCAACCCACTTGATGAGGAAGATATGGAAAACTTAGGTCTCCACTTCCTAGACCTTTTTCACAAAAGTTACTGTAGTTCCCGTCCAAATTGGGAAGGATGCGTTGAATATGAGGCTTGCACACCCTGTGCTTCTGAGCTAAAGGAGGCAGGGATCCAATTCAAAACGAGCGACACTGATAGCATCCACAACGTTAACATGGAAAACGGCACGCTGAGCATGCCAATGTTCACGTTCGATGAGGACACAGAGATACCACTCCTAAACCTAATGGCATTTGAGTGGCTACGCCCTGAAGTCAATCTTGACGTATGTTGCCACATGTTCTTTATGGAAAAAATCATCAGATCAGAAAAGGATGTAGAACTTTTAAGATCCAAAGGGCTCTTCCAGGGCCTAGTAGGCAGTGAGAAAAGGGCGGTGGAGATGttcaacaccctcgtcaagttaTCATGGACGGCAAGCAGAGGCAGCAGGCTAGGCCAGGTGCAGTGGAAGCTGAACGAGCACTGCAGGAAGCGCCGGAATAAGTGGCGGGCCAGCTTTGTGAACACCTACCTGAGCAACCCCTGGGTATTCATCTCCCTCATGGCTGCCATAATTTTGCTCATTGCCACCCTCCTGCAAACCATCTACACCATTGTCCCGTTCTACACCAAGAACTAG